A window of Polyodon spathula isolate WHYD16114869_AA chromosome 30, ASM1765450v1, whole genome shotgun sequence contains these coding sequences:
- the plekhb1 gene encoding si:ch211-176g13.7 isoform X2, with amino-acid sequence MALMKCGWLWRKSSVLRRWKRSWFDLWMDGNLVFYQDETRRDYEDRIRLKYKCANVKAGSECTGVEPPDGISSHCLVIIYMKNGSTLILCADSEDEALAWKLTMLEVKVNPVHVYNPYDDNYHTVPLDGHNAVYISPGYPGYSYGAAAGVPHVVVQQQPCGMLGGEVALGMLAGMATGAALRTLMWIPFWC; translated from the exons ATGGCTCTGATGAAGTGCGGCTGGCTTTGGAGAAAAA GTTCTGTCCTGCGGCGCTGGAAGAGGAGCTGGTTTGACCTTTGGATGGACGGGAACCTGGTGTTTTACCAGGATGAGACCCGGAGAGACTACGAGGACAGAATCAGACTGAAGTATAAATGCGCCAACGTCAAGGCAGGGTCTGAATGCACAG GTGTGGAGCCCCCAGACGGGATCTCAAGCCACTGCTTAGTGATAATCTATATGAAGAATGGATCTACACTAATCCTCTGTGCAGACAGTGAGGACGAGGCTCT GGCGTGGAAGCTAACAATGCTGGAAGTGAAGGTCAACCCG GTGCACGTCTACAACCCTTATGATGATAACTATCACACAGTTCCACTGGACGGCCACAATGCGGTCTACATCAGTCCAGGATATCCTGGTTATAGCTATGGAG CAGCTGCAGGCGTGCCCCACGTGGTTGTGCAGCAGCAGCCCTGCGGCATGCTGGGAGGGGAGGTAGCGCTGGGGATGCTGGCTGGGATGGCCACTGGGGCGGCGCTACGCACTCTGATGTGGATACCCTTCTGGTGCTGA
- the plekhb1 gene encoding si:ch211-176g13.7 isoform X3, which translates to MALMKCGWLWRKSSVLRRWKRSWFDLWMDGNLVFYQDETRRDYEDRIRLKYKCANVKAGSECTGVEPPDGISSHCLVIIYMKNGSTLILCADSEDEALCTSTTLMMITITQFHWTATMRSTSVQDILVIAMEQLQACPTWLCSSSPAACWEGR; encoded by the exons ATGGCTCTGATGAAGTGCGGCTGGCTTTGGAGAAAAA GTTCTGTCCTGCGGCGCTGGAAGAGGAGCTGGTTTGACCTTTGGATGGACGGGAACCTGGTGTTTTACCAGGATGAGACCCGGAGAGACTACGAGGACAGAATCAGACTGAAGTATAAATGCGCCAACGTCAAGGCAGGGTCTGAATGCACAG GTGTGGAGCCCCCAGACGGGATCTCAAGCCACTGCTTAGTGATAATCTATATGAAGAATGGATCTACACTAATCCTCTGTGCAGACAGTGAGGACGAGGCTCT GTGCACGTCTACAACCCTTATGATGATAACTATCACACAGTTCCACTGGACGGCCACAATGCGGTCTACATCAGTCCAGGATATCCTGGTTATAGCTATGGAG CAGCTGCAGGCGTGCCCCACGTGGTTGTGCAGCAGCAGCCCTGCGGCATGCTGGGAGGGGAGGTAG
- the plekhb1 gene encoding si:ch211-176g13.7 isoform X1, whose protein sequence is MALMKCGWLWRKSSVLRRWKRSWFDLWMDGNLVFYQDETRRDYEDRIRLKYKCANVKAGSECTGVEPPDGISSHCLVIIYMKNGSTLILCADSEDEALAWKLTMLEVKVNPVHVYNPYDDNYHTVPLDGHNAVYISPGYPGYSYGGISRSLSSIYCTNPQSIPPASGTRVHSTSTFPSEMQPSNLDTHTRFTFMSRSFTLS, encoded by the exons ATGGCTCTGATGAAGTGCGGCTGGCTTTGGAGAAAAA GTTCTGTCCTGCGGCGCTGGAAGAGGAGCTGGTTTGACCTTTGGATGGACGGGAACCTGGTGTTTTACCAGGATGAGACCCGGAGAGACTACGAGGACAGAATCAGACTGAAGTATAAATGCGCCAACGTCAAGGCAGGGTCTGAATGCACAG GTGTGGAGCCCCCAGACGGGATCTCAAGCCACTGCTTAGTGATAATCTATATGAAGAATGGATCTACACTAATCCTCTGTGCAGACAGTGAGGACGAGGCTCT GGCGTGGAAGCTAACAATGCTGGAAGTGAAGGTCAACCCG GTGCACGTCTACAACCCTTATGATGATAACTATCACACAGTTCCACTGGACGGCCACAATGCGGTCTACATCAGTCCAGGATATCCTGGTTATAGCTATGGAGGTATTTCAAGATCCTTGTCTTCAATATATTGTACAAACCCTCAGTCCATCCCTCCTGCATCTGGCACAAGGGTGCATTCAACCTCCACCTTCCCTTCTGAGATGCAGCCGTCCAACCTTGACACACACACGAGGTTCACTTTCATGTCTCGGTCATTTACATTAAGCTAA